GGAGAAGATGTCGAGGGTCGCCCAGTCCACGTCCTCGCCTCGCTCGGTGAGGATGGTCGCGATGAAGTTGATCGCGCCGATCGTCGCCGAGACGCCCGTGAGGTGCAGTCCCAGCAGCATGAGATCCACACCGGCGTTGGGCTGTTCGAGGGACAGCGGCGTGTACATCGTCCAGGCGGTCTGTGCCGGGTCGATGCTCGGGAGGAAGAAACCGCCCCAGATCAACAGCGCGCCGGGCGGGAGCAGCCAGAACGCGATGGCGTTGATCCGGGGGAAGGCCATGTCGTCGGCGCCGATCAGGATCGGGATCAGGTAGTTCGAGAACGCCGCGAGGATCGGCGTCCCGAACAGGAACAGCATCGTGATCCCGTGGCTGGTCAGCAGGCCGTTGTACAGCGACGCGCTCAGGATGTCCTCGCCTGGCCCGATCAGTTCGGCCCGCATCAGGAGGACGGCGACGCCGCCCCACGCGAACGCGAACACGGCGAAGGCCCCGTACAGCAGGCCGATGTCCTTGTGGTCGACGGTGGTGAGCCACCGGACGATTCCGCCCGGTTTCTCCCGGTGTCCGTGCCCCGCCTCACCGAACAGTCCCTCCCCGTCACCGGAGCCGACGGGTGAGTACGAGCGCCAGTCCTCCAGTCGACGCAACCACGCGACGGCACCGACGAGTACGACCCCCATCAGTACCAGACTCGTCCACGATGGAATTGCCATTCTACGGCCAGGTTCCGACGACTTCGCCATGGAAATTGCCACGAATATATTCGCACTGGTGGGATATCGTCCCGGCGTCGCGGGAGCGACTCCCGGGACGGCTTTCGTCCGCGTCGATATGTGCTAGCCGCGCAACGTTTCGAGCTGGATACCAGTCACAGACGTCTGAGCGTGGTTTCGGGCGAGCGCCGGCCACTCATTTATTCGGCTGGGAGACGAACGATCGGTATGGAGCTACGCGACCCCGACGCGGACGACGGCGAGCGGATCCACGAGGTTGTACGGAGCGCAATCACCTCCGCCTACAGTCTGTCGCCCGACCAGATCCGGACCATCACGGACGACCGGTTCGGCCCCGACCGCATCGGACAAGTCGCCGACGCCGACGACCGTGTCGCAGTCGTCGCCGAGGACGCCATCGAGGGCGGGGACGGCGACCGAACGGTGGTCGGCTACGCGGAGGCCACCGTCGACGACGGGGACGGCGAGATCCGCTGGCTGTTCGTCGACCCCGAGCACCGGGGCCGAGGGATCGGAACGGGTCTGTTCGAGACCGTCACCGAGCACCTCCAGGAGGCGGGCGTCGACGACCCGCAGGCGGCCACGCTACAGGCCAATCAGGCGGGTCACCAGTTCTTCGACGCGTTCGGCTACGAGGAGGTCGACGAGCGGCGGATCGAAATCGCCGACCAGACGCTCGTCGAGTACGTGTTCGAGAAATCGGCGACCGAGAGCGAGAAGTCCGACCGCTCGGCCGCCGAGGCGGAGACCGAAACGGAGACTGGCGGGGGATCGGCCTCGGACCCGGACGTCGACACTGACGACGAGAGCTGGGCGGTCACCGACTTCCCGGACGCCGAGGAGCGCGACGGGCAGGTCGTGGTGACGACGGACGACGGCGAGGAGAAGTACCTCGACCGTGACGATCCACAGACAGGTCGGGAAGCGCTCTTCTTCCCGGCGTACAGCGACTCCCAGTTCGACGATCGGTACGG
This Halorientalis sp. IM1011 DNA region includes the following protein-coding sequences:
- a CDS encoding GNAT family N-acetyltransferase, giving the protein MELRDPDADDGERIHEVVRSAITSAYSLSPDQIRTITDDRFGPDRIGQVADADDRVAVVAEDAIEGGDGDRTVVGYAEATVDDGDGEIRWLFVDPEHRGRGIGTGLFETVTEHLQEAGVDDPQAATLQANQAGHQFFDAFGYEEVDERRIEIADQTLVEYVFEKSATESEKSDRSAAEAETETETGGGSASDPDVDTDDESWAVTDFPDAEERDGQVVVTTDDGEEKYLDRDDPQTGREALFFPAYSDSQFDDRYGFYCGNCGSLDVQVDEMERSECTNCGNVHAAKDDHDASYL